Proteins from one Bacteroides mediterraneensis genomic window:
- a CDS encoding glycoside hydrolase family 2 TIM barrel-domain containing protein: MRNTLFLIRLTIFLLLLNGMNGLCAIANSYQPEYSTAGFYELDNTGRKVFSMNPAWRFHKGNVTGAEDIEFDDSHWKLVSLPDGMEILPAEASGCINYQGEVWYRKHFTPEEEWKGKRLFLHFEAIMGKSKVWVNGKLVKEHFGGFLPVISDVTDYLVYGKDNVIAVWADNANDASYPPGKQQDMLDFAYFGGIYRDCWMIAHNDVYLTDPNYENEIASGGLFVSYNNVSDKSANIRLDAHVRNMSSKSFSGKVEYELYDRNGNKVQSNSKSFSLSKGKARTTTVGMNVENPHLWDPDSPYLYQLYVYIKDKNNNIIDGYRRKIGIRSIEFKGKDGFWLNGKPYPYPLIGANRHQDFAVIGNALSNSLHWRDAKKLRDAGLRVIRNAHYPQDPAFMDACDELGLFVIVNTPGWQFWNDAPIFAKRVYNDIRNMVRRDRNHPSVWMWEPILNETWYPEDFAKNVVDILHEEYPYPYCYAGCDVTARGSEYFPIHFTHPLNGAGGAFNTQNMNPEISYFTREWGDNVDDWNSHNSPSRVNRAWGEIPMLIQAQGYAKTDYKYTCYDVLYRNSRQHMGGCLWHSFDHQRGYHPDPFYGGIMDAFRQPKLAYYMFCSQRPAQKNDMLISETGPMVYIANAMTPFSPKDVTVYSNCDEVRLTYCKNGKQYIYKKEKTDMGMPSPVITFENVWDVMYDKKLARERKHNDSYLFAEGLVDGKVVATHKVLPARRPSKIVMWVDNENVETTADGSDLVTVIAAVADDKGNIKRLNNYHIKFEIEGNGELVADEATFTNPRQVQWGTAPVLVRANTNAGEIKVKASVVFEGIHTPLSAELIIKSVASKHKLIADNKELSLLLEGYKKNDGVVSESNTDCKSEIKRLQQELSRLKLKEVEKQQSDFE, encoded by the coding sequence ATGAGAAATACTTTATTTTTAATCAGATTAACAATTTTCTTGTTGCTCTTAAATGGAATGAACGGCCTGTGTGCGATTGCTAATTCATATCAACCGGAATATTCGACGGCAGGTTTTTATGAATTAGATAACACTGGTAGAAAAGTTTTTAGTATGAACCCTGCTTGGCGTTTTCACAAAGGAAATGTGACAGGAGCAGAAGATATAGAATTTGATGACAGTCATTGGAAACTCGTTTCACTGCCCGACGGAATGGAGATACTTCCTGCTGAGGCGAGCGGATGCATAAACTATCAGGGTGAAGTGTGGTATCGCAAGCATTTTACTCCCGAAGAGGAATGGAAAGGAAAGAGACTGTTCTTGCACTTTGAAGCTATTATGGGTAAATCAAAAGTGTGGGTTAATGGAAAACTGGTAAAAGAACATTTTGGTGGATTTCTCCCTGTTATATCTGATGTCACAGATTATCTTGTATATGGAAAGGATAATGTAATTGCAGTATGGGCTGACAATGCGAATGATGCTTCTTATCCTCCTGGGAAACAGCAGGATATGCTTGATTTTGCTTATTTTGGAGGGATATATCGCGATTGCTGGATGATTGCTCATAATGATGTCTATTTGACAGATCCTAATTATGAAAATGAAATAGCTAGTGGAGGTTTGTTCGTCTCATATAATAATGTTTCAGATAAATCAGCAAATATCCGGCTGGATGCTCATGTGAGAAATATGTCATCAAAATCATTTTCAGGAAAAGTGGAATATGAACTGTATGACAGAAATGGGAATAAGGTTCAATCCAACAGTAAAAGTTTTTCTCTTTCAAAAGGGAAAGCCCGTACCACGACGGTGGGTATGAATGTCGAAAACCCTCATTTGTGGGATCCTGATTCCCCATATTTATATCAGCTGTACGTATATATCAAAGATAAGAATAACAATATAATTGACGGCTATCGAAGAAAAATAGGTATACGGAGTATAGAATTTAAAGGAAAAGATGGTTTTTGGTTAAATGGTAAACCTTACCCGTATCCGTTGATTGGAGCCAACAGGCATCAGGATTTTGCCGTTATTGGTAATGCTTTATCCAACAGTCTTCATTGGAGAGATGCAAAGAAACTGCGTGATGCAGGATTAAGAGTGATAAGAAACGCTCATTATCCGCAGGATCCGGCTTTTATGGATGCGTGTGACGAATTAGGACTTTTTGTAATTGTAAACACCCCCGGTTGGCAGTTCTGGAATGATGCTCCCATTTTTGCAAAAAGGGTATACAATGATATACGCAATATGGTACGGCGTGACCGCAATCATCCGTCTGTATGGATGTGGGAGCCTATTCTTAATGAAACATGGTATCCGGAAGATTTTGCCAAAAATGTGGTGGATATTTTGCATGAAGAATATCCGTACCCCTATTGTTATGCAGGGTGTGATGTAACAGCTCGTGGCAGTGAATATTTTCCTATTCACTTTACTCATCCTCTTAATGGAGCGGGTGGTGCATTTAATACCCAAAACATGAATCCTGAAATTTCATACTTTACCCGTGAATGGGGAGATAATGTGGATGATTGGAATTCTCATAACTCTCCAAGTCGTGTAAACAGAGCATGGGGTGAAATTCCTATGCTTATTCAGGCTCAGGGATATGCAAAGACTGATTATAAGTATACTTGTTATGATGTTCTTTACAGAAACAGTCGACAACATATGGGGGGATGTCTGTGGCACTCGTTTGATCATCAGCGTGGTTATCATCCAGATCCTTTTTATGGTGGCATAATGGATGCTTTCCGTCAGCCTAAGTTGGCTTATTATATGTTCTGTTCGCAGCGTCCTGCACAGAAGAATGATATGCTCATTTCGGAAACAGGGCCTATGGTTTATATAGCTAATGCTATGACCCCCTTCTCTCCTAAAGATGTTACCGTTTATAGTAATTGTGATGAAGTAAGGCTTACATATTGTAAAAATGGTAAACAATATATCTACAAGAAGGAAAAAACAGACATGGGCATGCCTTCTCCTGTCATTACTTTTGAGAATGTGTGGGATGTAATGTATGATAAAAAACTAGCTCGTGAAAGGAAGCATAATGATTCTTATTTATTTGCGGAGGGACTGGTGGATGGCAAGGTCGTAGCTACCCATAAAGTCTTGCCTGCACGTCGTCCTTCTAAGATTGTTATGTGGGTTGATAATGAGAATGTGGAAACTACTGCTGATGGTTCCGATTTGGTTACAGTTATTGCAGCTGTGGCAGATGATAAAGGGAATATCAAGCGTCTGAACAATTATCATATTAAATTTGAGATTGAAGGAAACGGTGAGCTTGTTGCAGATGAAGCAACTTTCACTAACCCTCGCCAGGTACAATGGGGAACAGCTCCTGTATTGGTTCGTGCCAATACCAATGCCGGTGAGATAAAGGTAAAGGCTTCTGTTGTATTTGAAGGTATTCATACTCCCTTATCTGCCGAGCTCATAATTAAGTCTGTTGCTTCAAAGCATAAGCTGATAGCTGATAATAAGGAGCTTTCTCTGTTGCTGGAAGGTTATAAAAAGAATGATGGTGTTGTTTCTGAAAGTAATACTGATTGTAAAAGTGAAATTAAAAGGTTACAGCAGGAACTTAGTAGATTGAAACTTAAGGAGGTTGAAAAACAACAATCTGATTTTGAGTAA
- a CDS encoding sulfatase-like hydrolase/transferase → MKAASLMASSPDVSQRSLPNVIIIYADDLGYGDLECYGAKNVLTPAVNGLASDGILFNNAYAVAATSTPSRYSLLTGEYAWRKEGTDVAAGDAAMIINPNQYTLADVFKNTGYRTSVIGKWHLGLGAETGKQDWNAPLPTHPGDLGFDYSYIMAATADRVPCVFIENGMVADYDPSAPIEVSYSKPFPGELLGCDHPELLYNLKPTHEHDKAIVNGISRFGYMKGGGRALWKDENIADSIACHAIEFINKNKNTPFFMYLATNDVHVPRFPHDRFRGKNPMGLRGDAIVQFDWTVGQVVSALKNLGIYDNTLIILSSDNGPVLDDGYDDRAEELLNGHSPTRGLRGNKYSAFEGGTRIPFIVSWPNGIKGGRKSDALISQIDLIRSLGELIGARIPKGSAPDSENYIGAILGCDTLGRDWVVEQSYNHTLSVRDREWKFIEPNNGPAGIPWIPEVESGNSTEPQLYYLKNDEYEKVNCAKDNKEKVIEFMDILKKLRKM, encoded by the coding sequence ATGAAGGCTGCTTCTCTTATGGCTTCAAGCCCTGATGTTTCGCAAAGGTCTTTACCAAACGTAATTATAATATATGCCGACGATTTGGGATATGGCGACCTTGAATGTTATGGTGCGAAGAATGTTCTTACTCCTGCAGTAAACGGTCTGGCTAGTGACGGTATCTTGTTTAACAACGCTTATGCAGTGGCGGCAACAAGTACTCCATCAAGATATTCTTTACTTACTGGTGAATATGCATGGAGAAAGGAAGGTACAGATGTGGCTGCAGGTGATGCTGCTATGATTATAAATCCGAATCAGTATACTTTGGCTGATGTGTTCAAAAATACGGGATATAGAACTTCAGTTATCGGGAAGTGGCATCTGGGACTTGGAGCTGAGACAGGCAAACAGGATTGGAATGCTCCTTTGCCTACTCATCCGGGAGATCTTGGCTTTGACTATTCATATATTATGGCAGCAACGGCTGATAGGGTTCCATGTGTTTTTATAGAAAATGGTATGGTGGCTGATTATGATCCATCGGCTCCAATAGAGGTGAGCTATTCAAAGCCTTTTCCTGGTGAACTTTTAGGATGCGATCATCCGGAACTGTTGTATAATTTAAAACCAACTCATGAGCATGATAAGGCTATTGTTAATGGAATAAGTAGGTTCGGGTATATGAAAGGTGGTGGAAGGGCTTTATGGAAAGATGAAAATATAGCTGATTCTATAGCTTGTCATGCGATAGAGTTTATCAATAAAAACAAGAATACCCCTTTCTTTATGTATCTGGCCACTAATGATGTGCATGTGCCAAGATTTCCTCATGACAGATTTAGAGGAAAAAATCCAATGGGGTTGCGTGGTGATGCTATCGTACAGTTTGATTGGACTGTAGGGCAGGTGGTTTCTGCTTTGAAGAATTTGGGCATTTATGATAATACTTTAATCATATTATCTAGTGACAATGGTCCTGTCTTGGATGATGGATATGATGATAGGGCTGAGGAATTACTGAATGGACATTCACCTACCAGGGGGTTGAGGGGCAATAAGTATAGTGCGTTTGAGGGAGGGACAAGAATTCCGTTTATTGTTTCGTGGCCCAATGGTATTAAAGGTGGGAGAAAATCTGATGCTTTAATTTCACAGATTGATTTGATCAGATCGCTTGGTGAGCTTATTGGTGCTCGTATTCCCAAAGGTTCTGCTCCGGACAGTGAGAATTATATAGGGGCTATTTTGGGGTGTGATACTTTGGGTAGAGACTGGGTAGTGGAACAGTCGTATAATCATACTTTGTCTGTGAGAGATAGAGAATGGAAGTTTATCGAGCCTAATAATGGTCCTGCTGGTATTCCATGGATACCTGAAGTTGAATCTGGAAATAGTACTGAACCTCAGCTTTATTATCTTAAAAATGATGAATATGAGAAAGTGAATTGTGCCAAAGATAATAAAGAGAAAGTTATAGAGTTTATGGATATATTGAAAAAACTGAGAAAAATGTGA
- a CDS encoding Crp/Fnr family transcriptional regulator, giving the protein MKNIIESIRKQCPVSDSTIKELESYLTPCTFPKKYQLIKEGIYCKYAYFIEKGTIRAYWVVDGEEYTTSFGTEGGIVFSMDELYYNRKSEEYVETLEEVQAYRISITDLQHLFETNLELCNWGRIIHQNEYRRLHRSHKERLSLPAKERYEEFQKQFPEICRKVNLKYIASYLGITLSTLSRLRSKKP; this is encoded by the coding sequence ATGAAAAATATTATTGAGAGTATCAGAAAGCAATGTCCTGTATCCGACTCTACTATCAAGGAGCTGGAGTCTTATTTGACACCTTGTACTTTTCCTAAAAAGTACCAGCTGATTAAAGAGGGAATTTATTGCAAATATGCCTATTTCATAGAAAAAGGTACCATAAGAGCCTATTGGGTGGTGGATGGGGAAGAATATACCACTTCATTTGGCACAGAAGGCGGCATTGTGTTCAGTATGGATGAACTTTATTACAACCGGAAAAGTGAGGAATATGTAGAAACCTTGGAGGAAGTGCAAGCCTACAGAATCAGTATAACCGACCTCCAACATTTGTTTGAAACGAACCTGGAGCTATGCAACTGGGGGAGAATCATTCATCAGAATGAATACAGAAGGCTCCACAGAAGTCATAAAGAGCGGCTGTCGCTTCCGGCCAAGGAACGGTATGAGGAATTCCAGAAACAGTTTCCCGAAATATGCAGGAAAGTGAACTTGAAATACATTGCCTCTTATCTGGGGATTACCCTTTCCACGCTCAGCAGGCTGCGAAGCAAAAAGCCATAA
- a CDS encoding acyltransferase: MNHPISSSAFADTKPHYELLDGLRGVAALLVVFYHIFEGFSFAGGGTLITVINHGYLAVDFFFILSGFVIGYAYDDRWKKNLTLKGFFKRRLIRLHPMIVMGAVIGCITFFIQGGVKWDGTQVATSAVMLALLLAMFFIPAYPGAGYDVRGNGEMFSLNGPSWSLFFEYIGNLLYALFIHRLSNKALTVLVILLGLGLSWFALSDVVGYGMIGVGWTLDGLNFWGGMLRMLFPFTLGMLISRNFRPFKVRGAFWICSVILLVLFCVPYVEGHSPVCLNGVFEMVCIVVIFPMLVCLGASGQTTDKRSTRICKFLGDISYPLYAIHYPLMYLFYAWLIENKLYTLGETWPMAALVYFGSIVLAYLCLKLYDEPVRKWLGRKFVR, encoded by the coding sequence ATGAATCATCCAATATCTTCCTCGGCTTTTGCCGATACGAAACCGCATTATGAACTGCTCGACGGACTGAGAGGAGTGGCTGCACTGCTGGTGGTGTTTTATCACATTTTTGAAGGATTTTCCTTTGCCGGAGGGGGCACCCTCATCACGGTCATCAACCACGGCTACCTGGCCGTCGACTTTTTCTTTATACTTTCGGGTTTTGTCATCGGCTATGCTTACGACGACCGCTGGAAGAAAAATCTGACCTTGAAGGGCTTCTTCAAGCGAAGGCTGATCCGCCTCCATCCGATGATTGTCATGGGAGCGGTCATCGGTTGCATCACCTTCTTTATTCAGGGAGGGGTGAAGTGGGACGGCACGCAGGTGGCTACTTCTGCGGTGATGCTGGCTCTCTTGCTGGCCATGTTTTTCATACCGGCCTATCCGGGAGCGGGTTATGACGTACGCGGAAACGGGGAGATGTTTTCGCTGAACGGTCCCAGCTGGTCGCTGTTTTTTGAATACATCGGGAACCTCCTTTATGCCCTTTTCATCCATCGGTTGAGCAACAAAGCGCTGACCGTCCTGGTGATATTGCTTGGATTAGGACTCTCTTGGTTTGCCTTGTCCGACGTGGTGGGCTACGGCATGATTGGCGTGGGCTGGACGCTCGACGGACTGAACTTCTGGGGAGGAATGTTGCGGATGCTCTTTCCTTTCACGCTGGGCATGCTGATATCGCGGAATTTTCGTCCGTTCAAGGTTCGGGGAGCATTCTGGATTTGCAGCGTCATTCTGTTGGTGCTTTTCTGTGTGCCTTATGTGGAAGGCCATTCGCCCGTGTGTCTGAACGGGGTGTTCGAGATGGTCTGCATTGTCGTCATATTCCCTATGCTGGTTTGTCTGGGGGCTTCCGGACAGACCACCGACAAGCGGTCGACCCGTATCTGCAAGTTTTTAGGCGATATATCCTATCCGTTGTATGCCATTCACTATCCTTTGATGTACCTGTTCTATGCGTGGCTGATTGAAAACAAACTGTACACGCTGGGAGAAACCTGGCCGATGGCGGCACTGGTTTATTTCGGAAGCATCGTCTTGGCCTATCTGTGTCTGAAACTCTATGATGAGCCTGTAAGGAAGTGGCTGGGCAGGAAGTTTGTGAGATGA